DNA from Aggregatimonas sangjinii:
ATTTTTCATAATATTTATTTTTTACGTTACTTAAAAGTGTTCTTTGAAAGTTGTCGATTGTTGTTCGCATCTTCTCTTCGTTTGTCTTATCTGTTTTAAAGACTGCTTTAAAGCGAATCACAAATTCAGGACTATCTGTTTGCGTGATGCTTATAGTCGCTTTATAATAGGATAGTGGCATCGGTGTTTCCAGCATCTCATACGAGATGACGCGTTTTTTATTATCAAGCTTTGTGATTTCCTCAACGACCTTAGCACCATTTGCGTTTAAAGTCAATGTCACTATGGCACCTTTACCATTACCAATTCCCTCTGTCTCGCCTATGATTTCAGGAACCAGTTTGTCAAGATTTCCCAAATTGGAAATTGCTGTCCATACTTCATCCAAATCAGCATTCAGAACAATGTCGTTCTCAACCTTTACTTTGACCGTATTTTGGGCGTTCAGACTACACATCATCAATAGAAAAGAAAGAGTCAGAATTCCTGTTTTATATAAATCCATAAGTCATTGCTTTTTTGATGTTGTTGAACTGTAGGTAAGATATAATCACGAAA
Protein-coding regions in this window:
- a CDS encoding SRPBCC family protein — its product is MDLYKTGILTLSFLLMMCSLNAQNTVKVKVENDIVLNADLDEVWTAISNLGNLDKLVPEIIGETEGIGNGKGAIVTLTLNANGAKVVEEITKLDNKKRVISYEMLETPMPLSYYKATISITQTDSPEFVIRFKAVFKTDKTNEEKMRTTIDNFQRTLLSNVKNKYYEK